In Gossypium hirsutum isolate 1008001.06 chromosome D01, Gossypium_hirsutum_v2.1, whole genome shotgun sequence, the genomic window GGTCACTGGCCCCAACGGCAACCCTGTTCGTGGATCATCTAGATCCGGACGCGGCGGCGGCGGTGGTGGCGGTTATGGCGGTGGATCCGGTGGATATGGTGGAGGGGGAAGGAGAGGCGGTTATGGTGGAGGAggcggtggtggtggtggtggaggcgCCGGATGTTATAAGTGTGGTGAGATGGGCCATTTAGCACGGGACTGTGGGCAGGGTGGCGGTGGCGGTGGAGGCAGATATGGCGGAGGCGGAGGCGGGGGCGGCGGTGCTTGTTACAACTGTGGAGGCTCTGGGCATTTCGCTAGGGAGTGCCCCAACAGTGGTCGCTAATTTTGAGGAGGGATTTAAATGTGTCACTCGCATCTCCTCCGATCCATCCTTTTTTTCCTCTTCCGCTACTGTTTCTGTCGGTTTGGTTATTATTGTATGGTTTGCTTTTTATGTTTTCCTTTTCCAGTTTATGCAGGACGATTTCTCTTAGTCAGTTTGCTGTTTTTGTCTTTTTGGATTTTGAAGTTGGCAAATGGTTGTAATGGGTGCTTTCGTAGTAGTCTTACAGTGAGGGTGGACATTAGTGTCGATGGGAAAACAacaatgaagaagaaaatgatgttAAAACTCACTGTCATCAAGTGTTTATATCGATATCATATAAATACAAACTGATGGATGATGGATTGGTTTCAATccttttccttttaatttcaGTGCCCTTTCATGAATTTCTTTATATAATGCCTCAATTGTTAGATGTGATTTGTTTTGGTTCCATTCTGGTTGTAATGTGCCTTGAACCTGAAATTTGTGTTAATATGATTGAACCATAATTTAcaacattttgacatttttagcATGGTGCCCTTTGTTTCAaggtttcttttgtttgtttataTTCTTAGATGGGTAGGGACTCCTACTGTTTTTTCTTTATACTATTTGATGAAAAGGATTGGGATTTGGGACTCGTTGGTGAATAATGCAACATAAACTCCCCAGATTATGTGCTACTGCCTTGCTTTTTTTAATCACAAGTGGTCCATTTTTCCATCTCTCTCTGCATTAACCCTTTTTCTTGGTTTATGAGGGTTGAACAAAAGGTTAAATCATGAGGGTACTCTGTTCTCTAGTAAATTTTATGAGAACAATGGGAGGCACTTGGATAGGACTGCAAGAATGTTTGTATGCCTCTTTGTTTCTATTCAGTTTAGAAACATGCATTATTGGACCTTGTTtgtggaaaaaaaattgaaagaaaattataGAAACAAGTTGCAAAACTGAATTGATATGTTTAAAATGTCTAAGGGAGCATGAAAACTAGTGGGGGGTGTTAAGGTGGAGTAATCATTGTAGTTGGATATTGGGAGTAGTTGGAATTGCTTGGAGACATCTTTGTCCTACTTAGTCCCTACCTTCTATTACGGATAATATCGAGTAGGATGGTATATGGAAATTGGGGTAGTTCGGCCTAATGGTATCTCATTTCCAAAATCTAGCACCTTTGATGTCAATCCTTGGGTTTTGACCTGCCAAGCTCCACTTTTCACGTATTTAACATTTTTCCCATACAGGATTGATACTTAATTCATCACGGCATTGTGGGTTTTTTTTCCACAGTTTTCTTTTGacttttaacatatatatttttcgcTTCGTCAATCAGAAGGATATGCGGATTTGAGTAATTGATTAATGGTTGAAATTATAGACGTTGTATgagaaaatatatgtatatgactCCAATTAGAGTGTGTTCCGCTGGAATGGTAGAATGTAAATGGCAAGAGCTTTGGCctctaaaatggtaaaattactttaaaggatttttttattattattttaaattacaaaattataaatttagtatgGATGAGGATATGATAGAAACGTAATTTAATATGCTTGGCATGCTGCCGTTGCGCCTTATTATTTGCTCAGATACTCTCTTTAGTCGTATCAAAACCAAATATTTTCCTGATTGGGATTTCTTTACTGTTGATATGGGTTCTAATCCATCGTGCACGTGGAGAATTATATTTTTCAGCGAAGGGGCTGCTAGCTAGTGGCTATCGTTGGTGTTTGGGTGACGGTTTGACCATAAAGGTTTTCTATGAACCTTGGTTAGGGGACAATTTTTGCATCGACTCCATACCTTTGTCGGGTTTGGAAAACTTCAGGGTGAATCAGTTATTCTCAATAGATGAAATGGCTTGGAATGTGGATTTTATTGAAGGCATCCTTACTCCTATTGATGTCAATCTGTAAGTGTTCACAAGCAGCAGGATAAGCTTATTTGGCATCTTAGTAAGGACGGTCGTTATAGTGTTAGGACCAGTTATAGGGTGGCTTTAGAGTTGAATGCTAATTTACATGATCAATTTGTTGAAGGACCATGGTCATGGTTTTGGAGTTGTAAGTTCCACCAAAGGTTGAAGACTTTGTTTGGAGATGTCTTCGAGG contains:
- the LOC107922149 gene encoding glycine-rich protein 2, with product MGENRMTGKVKWFDDQKGYGFISPDDGGDDLFVHQSSIRSEGFRSLADGEEVEYVVESSEGRPKAVEVTGPNGNPVRGSSRSGRGGGGGGGYGGGSGGYGGGGRRGGYGGGGGGGGGGGAGCYKCGEMGHLARDCGQGGGGGGGRYGGGGGGGGGACYNCGGSGHFARECPNSGR